In Streptomyces sclerotialus, one genomic interval encodes:
- a CDS encoding fructose-specific PTS transporter subunit EIIC: MTACPTGIAHTYMAAEKLAQAAETLGHEMKVETQGSIGAENVLTDNDVRRADGIIIAADKDVDRARFVGKRVIVVGVAEGIHHPEQLIERVRSAPVYGADAGTGAGAGSGGAPGTDAASSRTAGGGRERSVAYKALMNGVSYMIPFVVVGGLLIAVSLALGGHPQADGGLVIPDGSFWKHVNDIGTIGFTLMVPILSGYIAYAIGDRPALVPGMIGGWIANTGALYDSKSGAGFIGAIVTGFLAGYLVLWIKKVRVPKFVQPIMPIIVIPIVATTALGLFFIYVIGQPISWVFEHLTSWLGGLTGSSAALLGVILGLMIAFDMGGPVNKTAFLFGAGLVSKNPEIMGMCAAAIPVPPLGQGLATLLRRRLYNEQERETGLAALFMGCFGITEGAIPFAAGRPARVIPSNMLGGAVAGAIAGLAGVTDNVPHGGPIVAVLGAVGGVAMFFVAVVAGTVVTALCTVTLLSPAERSGAGGTGEADEAGGAGAGAAGASAPEHALAGAGAVDAAGAGTASAAGTASTTGTARPAVEGAATTAAAPIPDAATTGDRNEPETGPEPGAGTAVLSGYLSPATVKVRLDATEKEAAIREMAELTAGTEKVADVDELVRVALAREAQGTTGLGEEIAIPHAKTDAVTAPVVGFARSPEGIDWESLDGTLAKLVFMISVPEAAAGDEHLRILALLSRKLMDTDFRARLQAAPDVDGIMAVLAEIR, encoded by the coding sequence GTGACCGCCTGCCCGACGGGCATCGCCCACACGTACATGGCCGCCGAGAAGCTGGCGCAGGCCGCCGAGACGCTCGGACACGAGATGAAGGTGGAGACGCAAGGGTCGATCGGGGCCGAGAACGTCCTGACTGACAACGATGTCAGACGCGCGGACGGGATCATCATCGCGGCTGACAAGGACGTCGACCGCGCCCGGTTCGTCGGTAAGCGCGTCATCGTGGTCGGCGTGGCGGAGGGGATCCACCATCCCGAGCAGCTGATCGAGCGGGTGCGGAGCGCGCCCGTGTACGGCGCGGACGCGGGTACCGGCGCAGGTGCCGGGAGCGGCGGCGCGCCCGGTACCGATGCGGCGTCCAGCAGGACGGCAGGCGGCGGCAGGGAGCGCAGCGTCGCGTACAAGGCGTTGATGAACGGTGTCAGCTACATGATCCCGTTCGTGGTGGTGGGCGGTCTGCTCATCGCCGTCTCGCTGGCGCTGGGCGGCCACCCGCAGGCCGACGGCGGGCTGGTCATCCCCGACGGCTCGTTCTGGAAGCACGTCAACGACATCGGGACGATCGGCTTCACGCTGATGGTGCCGATCCTGTCCGGGTACATCGCGTACGCGATCGGGGACCGGCCCGCGCTGGTACCGGGCATGATCGGCGGCTGGATCGCCAATACGGGTGCGCTGTACGACTCCAAGTCGGGTGCGGGCTTCATCGGGGCGATCGTCACCGGATTCCTCGCCGGCTATCTGGTCCTGTGGATCAAGAAGGTCCGGGTACCGAAGTTCGTCCAGCCGATCATGCCGATCATCGTGATCCCGATCGTGGCGACGACGGCGCTGGGACTGTTCTTCATCTACGTCATCGGGCAGCCGATCTCCTGGGTGTTCGAGCATCTGACGAGCTGGCTGGGCGGTCTGACGGGGTCCAGCGCGGCGCTGCTCGGCGTGATCCTCGGACTGATGATCGCGTTCGACATGGGCGGGCCGGTCAACAAGACGGCATTCCTCTTCGGCGCGGGTCTGGTGTCCAAGAACCCCGAGATCATGGGTATGTGCGCGGCCGCGATTCCGGTGCCGCCGCTCGGGCAGGGGCTGGCGACGCTGCTGCGCCGCCGGCTGTACAACGAGCAGGAGCGGGAGACGGGCCTCGCGGCGCTGTTCATGGGGTGCTTCGGCATCACGGAGGGCGCGATCCCGTTCGCGGCCGGACGGCCCGCCCGGGTCATTCCGTCCAACATGCTCGGCGGCGCGGTGGCCGGTGCGATCGCGGGCCTGGCCGGGGTCACGGACAACGTGCCGCACGGCGGGCCGATCGTGGCCGTGCTGGGCGCGGTGGGCGGCGTCGCGATGTTCTTCGTGGCCGTCGTGGCCGGCACGGTCGTCACCGCGCTGTGCACGGTGACGTTGCTGTCGCCGGCGGAGCGGAGCGGTGCCGGGGGCACCGGGGAAGCCGATGAGGCCGGGGGTGCAGGTGCCGGGGCCGCCGGGGCGTCCGCTCCGGAGCATGCCCTGGCGGGCGCGGGTGCGGTGGACGCCGCAGGCGCGGGCACGGCGAGCGCAGCGGGCACGGCGAGTACTACGGGTACCGCCCGCCCGGCCGTGGAAGGCGCGGCTACGACGGCCGCGGCCCCGATCCCGGACGCGGCCACCACCGGTGACCGGAACGAGCCCGAGACCGGGCCCGAGCCCGGCGCCGGCACCGCCGTGCTCTCCGGCTACCTCTCCCCCGCCACCGTGAAGGTGCGGCTGGACGCCACGGAGAAGGAGGCGGCGATCCGGGAGATGGCGGAGCTGACGGCCGGGACCGAGAAGGTCGCGGACGTGGACGAGCTGGTGCGGGTGGCGCTCGCGCGGGAGGCGCAGGGCACCACGGGACTGGGCGAGGAGATCGCGATTCCGCACGCCAAGACGGACGCGGTGACCGCGCCGGTCGTCGGGTTCGCGCGGTCCCCGGAGGGCATCGACTGGGAATCGCTGGACGGCACGCTCGCGAAGCTGGTCTTCATGATCTCCGTGCCGGAGGCCGCGGCGGGCGACGAGCACCTGCGGATTCTCGCGCTGCTGTCGCGGAAACTGATGGACACGGACTTCCGGGCGCGGCTGCAGGCGGCGCCGGACGTCGACGGGATCATGGCCGTACTCGCCGAGATCCGGTGA